One Gimesia sp. DNA segment encodes these proteins:
- a CDS encoding N-acetyltransferase, translating to MDIRATTATDLETVKAVHREAFGPEEGPVIVALLDELFPDPTAAPLLSLLAEEAGNVLGHVLFTNVVVHGAESVTARILAPLAVLPSARKQGVGRQLIEAGLSQLRDAEVELVFVLGDPAFYSRFGFEPAGVRGLQAPHPLPAEYAEAWMVQELCSGVLGRVTGEVESSQVLNRREYWIG from the coding sequence ATGGACATCAGAGCAACGACGGCAACGGATCTTGAGACGGTCAAAGCGGTTCACCGCGAGGCATTTGGACCTGAAGAAGGCCCCGTCATTGTCGCGCTGCTGGATGAACTGTTCCCCGATCCGACAGCAGCGCCGTTGCTCTCGCTCCTGGCTGAAGAGGCAGGAAATGTGTTGGGGCATGTGCTGTTTACGAATGTGGTTGTTCACGGGGCTGAGTCTGTCACCGCGCGGATTCTGGCACCCCTGGCGGTGCTTCCCTCTGCCCGGAAACAGGGTGTGGGGCGACAACTGATCGAAGCCGGACTTTCCCAGTTGCGCGATGCGGAAGTCGAACTGGTGTTTGTGCTGGGGGATCCCGCTTTTTATTCGCGGTTTGGTTTTGAACCGGCGGGCGTGCGAGGTTTGCAGGCACCGCATCCTCTGCCGGCGGAATACGCGGAAGCGTGGATGGTACAGGAACTCTGTTCTGGCGTGCTGGGACGCGTTACAGGTGAGGTGGAATCTTCGCAGGTACTCAACCGGCGAGAATACTGGATCGGTTAG
- a CDS encoding exo-alpha-sialidase produces MKQLIYTLTLLTSITAAITPISGAEKTTPPVTVLNLPGSGTDPAAIDYQSLPVLKGEHAIINPAALGPYPRKSDKIDLRDLRLNLHNYLIYHDGKFWCIWSDGPRIEDEPTQEIKYATSVDGLHWSPAKSVTGTPKQPHAFIARGLWLRDGQLLALAAKYQGHGAFGPPDKKHLELVAYRWEPQQDKWVYEGKLYDNAINNFPPQKLPSDNWILTRRDSRFNVSVLIGGVKALDDWQSFPVVGVKQVSGFRPDEPIFWVLPDNSLYALFRDNGKSQRLFFSTSQDEGRTWDTPVLSNFPNAKSKLFSLATSHGYRILVLNANPQVNRRELHLAVSPDNKTFTRLAKLEIPSPAELPAELASLNKKFSAGIASLQYPHVIEHDGSLYIAFSRNKLQTEVFRVKLADIDALLKSDHH; encoded by the coding sequence ATGAAACAGCTGATTTATACGCTCACCCTTCTGACCTCAATCACCGCTGCGATCACTCCTATTTCGGGAGCAGAAAAGACTACCCCGCCGGTCACCGTCCTGAACCTCCCCGGTTCCGGCACCGATCCCGCGGCCATCGATTATCAAAGTCTCCCGGTACTCAAAGGCGAACACGCCATCATCAATCCGGCGGCCCTGGGCCCTTACCCGAGAAAATCAGACAAGATCGACCTCCGCGACCTGCGACTGAACCTGCACAACTACCTGATCTATCATGATGGCAAGTTCTGGTGCATCTGGAGCGACGGCCCCCGCATCGAAGACGAACCGACCCAGGAAATTAAATACGCCACCAGCGTCGATGGTCTCCACTGGAGCCCGGCAAAATCGGTCACCGGCACTCCCAAACAGCCCCACGCCTTCATCGCCCGCGGACTCTGGCTCCGCGATGGTCAACTGCTGGCATTAGCAGCGAAATACCAGGGACACGGCGCGTTCGGCCCTCCGGATAAAAAACACCTGGAACTGGTTGCCTACCGCTGGGAACCACAGCAGGATAAGTGGGTCTATGAAGGCAAGCTCTACGACAACGCCATCAATAACTTCCCCCCGCAGAAGCTTCCTTCCGACAACTGGATTCTCACCCGCCGCGATTCGCGGTTCAATGTCAGCGTACTGATCGGCGGTGTCAAAGCGCTCGACGACTGGCAGTCCTTTCCCGTCGTGGGCGTCAAACAGGTCTCGGGCTTCCGTCCCGACGAACCGATCTTCTGGGTCCTGCCCGACAACAGCCTGTATGCACTCTTCCGCGATAACGGCAAATCGCAACGGCTCTTCTTCTCGACGTCTCAAGATGAAGGTCGCACCTGGGATACCCCGGTCCTCTCTAACTTCCCCAACGCCAAAAGCAAACTGTTTTCGCTGGCCACCAGCCACGGCTACCGTATACTCGTCCTCAATGCAAATCCCCAGGTCAACCGCCGCGAACTCCACCTCGCAGTCAGCCCCGACAACAAAACTTTCACCCGCCTGGCGAAGCTGGAAATCCCCTCTCCAGCCGAACTCCCCGCTGAGCTTGCCTCGCTAAACAAGAAATTCAGTGCCGGCATCGCCAGTCTACAATACCCGCACGTCATCGAGCACGACGGTTCCCTCTATATCGCCTTCTCACGCAATAAGCTGCAGACCGAAGTCTTCCGCGTGAAACTCGCCGACATCGATGCCTTGCTGAAATCCGATCATCATTAA
- a CDS encoding pyruvate kinase, which yields MSAEQGDSDFLSGHQEYQQVFEELVVVRDRLVAEVVCSQPLLDQIHVQHRESARNLLYYLALRRRDLRPLQIRLAALGLSSLGRAESHVMATIDAVLEMLQRLLDKTTDVTDSGESSIDFNTGERLLAAHAESLLGPAAPGRGVRIMVTMPSEAADDYELIYHLLQQDMECMRINCAHDDVEAWSRMIAHLRRAEHALGKRCRVVMDLGGPKLRTGPLEPGAAVVKVRPRRDEYGRVIAPARIWLYPAEQPAASPAPADACLPVEAAWLKRLEVGDKIRLIDARHSRRSLRVVDCLDQGCWLEANKTTYLVPGTTLRLRSHKGKKLRATEIVAVSPRENCLLLHPGDQLIVTRDQTPGRPEVRDSAGQVLTPARIGCSIPSVFDDVRSGESIWFDDGKIGGVVEKVASDQVQVRITQTRLQGAKLRADKGINLPESQLRLPALTQQDLEDLSFVAQHADVVELSFANRASDIEQLQSELQRLDGRQPAIVLKIETRLGFENLPDMLLTAMRSPCCGVMIARGDLAVECGFERMAEVQEEILWICEAAHVPVIWATQVLETLAKEGMPSRAEITDAAMGHRAECVMLNKGPHVLHAVKTLDDILRRMQAHQTKKRSMLRELRLATHSSGKQDQDGHQSNDGNGS from the coding sequence TTGTCGGCAGAGCAAGGTGACTCCGATTTCCTTTCCGGTCATCAGGAGTATCAACAGGTCTTTGAGGAACTGGTTGTCGTTCGAGATAGACTGGTGGCAGAGGTGGTCTGCTCACAGCCTCTGCTGGATCAGATTCACGTGCAACATCGCGAAAGTGCGCGGAACCTGTTGTACTATCTGGCACTCAGACGTCGCGACCTGAGACCTTTGCAGATACGACTGGCGGCGCTGGGACTCTCTTCCCTGGGACGGGCGGAATCGCATGTCATGGCGACCATCGATGCCGTTCTGGAAATGCTGCAGAGACTGCTTGATAAGACCACAGATGTCACAGACTCCGGCGAATCATCAATCGATTTCAACACGGGGGAACGATTGCTGGCGGCGCATGCCGAATCGCTGTTAGGGCCTGCTGCCCCGGGACGCGGCGTGCGGATTATGGTGACGATGCCCAGTGAGGCCGCCGATGATTACGAGTTGATCTATCACCTGTTGCAACAGGACATGGAGTGCATGCGGATTAACTGCGCGCACGATGATGTGGAAGCCTGGTCGCGGATGATCGCACATCTCCGCCGGGCCGAGCATGCATTGGGAAAGCGGTGTCGAGTTGTGATGGACCTGGGCGGTCCTAAACTGCGGACCGGTCCGCTAGAGCCGGGTGCTGCTGTGGTCAAGGTGCGTCCCCGCCGTGATGAGTATGGCCGGGTGATCGCTCCCGCACGCATCTGGCTTTACCCGGCTGAGCAGCCAGCGGCTTCCCCTGCCCCGGCAGATGCCTGTCTGCCGGTCGAGGCGGCCTGGCTGAAGCGTCTGGAAGTGGGCGATAAAATCAGGCTGATCGATGCCCGTCACTCGCGACGAAGCTTGCGCGTGGTCGATTGTCTGGATCAGGGTTGCTGGCTCGAAGCGAACAAGACAACCTACCTGGTGCCGGGAACGACATTACGCTTACGGAGCCATAAAGGTAAAAAACTGAGAGCGACAGAAATCGTCGCGGTATCGCCCCGCGAAAACTGTCTGCTGCTGCATCCGGGAGATCAGTTGATCGTCACCCGGGATCAGACGCCGGGACGACCCGAGGTGCGGGACAGTGCCGGACAGGTACTGACGCCGGCCCGGATTGGTTGTTCTATTCCCAGTGTCTTTGATGATGTGCGGTCAGGCGAGTCGATCTGGTTTGATGATGGTAAAATTGGCGGTGTGGTGGAAAAAGTTGCATCGGATCAGGTGCAGGTGCGGATCACACAGACCCGTCTACAGGGGGCGAAGCTCAGGGCCGACAAAGGGATCAATCTGCCTGAGAGTCAACTCCGTCTCCCCGCACTGACGCAGCAGGATCTGGAAGACTTGTCGTTCGTCGCGCAGCATGCGGATGTGGTGGAACTCTCGTTTGCTAATCGGGCGAGTGATATCGAACAGTTGCAGTCAGAACTGCAGCGGCTGGACGGACGGCAGCCGGCGATCGTCTTGAAAATTGAAACCCGGCTTGGTTTTGAAAATCTGCCGGATATGCTACTCACGGCGATGCGTTCCCCCTGTTGTGGAGTTATGATTGCCCGCGGCGATCTGGCAGTCGAGTGCGGTTTCGAACGGATGGCGGAAGTACAGGAAGAGATTCTCTGGATTTGTGAAGCTGCCCACGTTCCGGTGATCTGGGCGACGCAGGTGCTGGAGACGCTGGCCAAAGAAGGCATGCCCTCTCGCGCGGAAATCACCGATGCCGCGATGGGGCACCGGGCGGAATGCGTGATGCTCAACAAGGGCCCCCACGTATTACATGCGGTCAAGACGCTGGATGATATTTTAAGACGGATGCAGGCGCATCAGACCAAAAAACGTTCGATGCTCCGCGAACTTCGATTAGCGACGCACTCTTCAGGAAAACAGGACCAGGATGGACATCAGAGCAACGACGGCAACGGATCTTGA
- a CDS encoding DUF6122 family protein, whose amino-acid sequence MEAVPDVVRHLIHYACHLLIPFLIARLFWKEHWVQAGLIMLATMLIDVDHLLADPIFDPHRCSLGFHPLHTWWAAAVYAALLCIPSWRWRAVAVGCLWHLATDGIDCLLGGHCLFC is encoded by the coding sequence ATGGAAGCTGTACCGGATGTCGTGCGGCATCTGATTCATTATGCGTGTCACCTGCTGATTCCCTTTCTGATTGCGCGCCTGTTCTGGAAGGAGCATTGGGTGCAGGCAGGGCTGATTATGCTGGCGACGATGCTGATTGACGTCGATCATCTGCTGGCTGATCCGATTTTTGATCCGCATCGCTGCAGCCTGGGGTTTCATCCACTGCATACCTGGTGGGCGGCAGCCGTGTATGCGGCGCTACTCTGTATTCCCTCCTGGCGCTGGCGGGCGGTGGCGGTGGGCTGTCTGTGGCATCTGGCGACGGATGGGATCGACTGTTTGCTGGGCGGGCATTGTCTGTTTTGTTGA
- a CDS encoding histidine kinase: MISTAEISFYPLQEEYKPLIKEFIAKLQSYSGLRVTPGSTSTYAVGDYDRLMECMTEIMAWSHEEQGKGVFVVKFLPGYEAK; this comes from the coding sequence ATGATCAGCACTGCCGAAATCAGTTTCTATCCCCTGCAGGAAGAATACAAACCGCTCATCAAAGAATTCATCGCAAAGCTGCAGAGCTATTCCGGTCTCCGCGTGACCCCGGGTTCCACTTCAACGTATGCTGTCGGCGACTACGACCGGCTGATGGAATGCATGACCGAGATCATGGCCTGGAGCCACGAAGAACAGGGCAAAGGCGTATTCGTGGTGAAGTTTCTGCCCGGGTATGAGGCGAAGTAG
- a CDS encoding FAD-dependent oxidoreductase → MILSCLRQWTFLAILTLVAFSGTSAAVAQPETVEADVCIYGATPSGILAAVAVQRAGRSAVIVEPSRWVGGILGSGLKPMQDCPNYAATGGMTRGLLKSLGQPKWTEDRTENRRVLAEISPKTIREDFQKLLAQYKIRVIFDHRIAGCKSQAGDKTAILAALFDRAPFDELGTPVVEPAAREALRVAARIFIDASYEGDLLAKAGVSYRVGRESSEEFGEEFAGVQPPVGLTPVDPFQTPGDPKSGLLRGVEKDHGKPLGAADDYTQAYNFRYYTTSDPAHRAPFGVPRDYRAEDFELVGRYVEYLKQQHPREKDLRQRLIGIFPGWKNSGEWNYQRSSLISMSPVGISRFYADGDVAAHVKIWQAHRDYLSGLHHFMSTDDRVPEFYRQEVAELGLDRRPHPETAGWPHQLYVRVSRRLAGRYTVTAHDVYNKTEIEDPICLAQYGIDVYPVRRIWLQQEGQTLVGLEGKMFVGGSKGPTNQPYPIAYRAITPQQDECTNLLVPVCFSATHLGYASARMEPVFMICGESAGIAACQALAENCAVQDIDAKAYRRALERAGQKLVWDPATDQPDSGMGKSGGRYTMQGLLRECDADDNGTVSQAEWNEKKAPYEWLFVFIDANSDGQIVASEYEAFQKYKAQHPDWQKRIKTAGLK, encoded by the coding sequence ATGATATTATCCTGCCTGCGTCAATGGACTTTTCTGGCGATCCTGACTCTGGTCGCCTTTTCCGGAACGAGTGCTGCGGTGGCACAGCCTGAAACCGTGGAGGCGGATGTCTGCATTTACGGGGCGACTCCCTCGGGGATTCTGGCGGCGGTGGCGGTGCAGCGTGCGGGGCGGTCGGCGGTGATTGTGGAGCCGAGCCGCTGGGTGGGGGGCATTCTGGGATCGGGGCTTAAGCCGATGCAGGACTGTCCCAACTATGCAGCGACCGGGGGAATGACCCGTGGGTTGTTGAAAAGTCTGGGGCAGCCGAAGTGGACCGAAGATCGAACTGAGAACCGCCGGGTACTGGCGGAGATCAGCCCGAAGACGATTCGCGAAGACTTTCAGAAACTGCTCGCGCAGTACAAGATCAGGGTGATCTTCGATCATCGCATTGCCGGTTGTAAGTCACAGGCGGGAGACAAAACCGCGATTCTGGCGGCTCTGTTCGATCGGGCGCCCTTTGACGAACTGGGGACGCCGGTCGTGGAACCCGCAGCACGCGAAGCGTTGCGCGTCGCGGCGAGGATCTTTATTGATGCCAGTTACGAAGGGGATCTGCTGGCGAAAGCGGGCGTGTCCTATCGCGTCGGGCGGGAATCGTCGGAGGAGTTTGGCGAGGAATTCGCCGGTGTGCAGCCCCCGGTGGGGTTGACTCCCGTGGATCCGTTCCAGACGCCCGGCGATCCGAAGAGTGGTCTGTTACGCGGGGTGGAAAAAGATCATGGTAAGCCGCTGGGGGCGGCGGACGATTATACGCAGGCGTACAATTTTCGGTATTACACGACCAGCGATCCCGCACATCGGGCTCCGTTTGGCGTGCCCAGGGATTACCGGGCAGAAGATTTCGAGCTGGTGGGCCGGTATGTGGAGTATCTGAAACAGCAGCATCCCCGCGAGAAGGACCTGCGGCAGCGGCTGATCGGAATCTTTCCGGGCTGGAAGAACTCGGGCGAGTGGAACTATCAGCGGAGTTCACTGATTTCGATGTCGCCGGTGGGTATCAGCCGGTTTTATGCCGACGGTGATGTCGCCGCGCACGTGAAGATCTGGCAGGCACACCGGGACTATTTAAGCGGGCTGCATCATTTCATGAGCACCGATGACCGCGTGCCTGAGTTTTATCGTCAGGAAGTGGCTGAACTCGGACTGGATAGGCGCCCTCATCCCGAGACGGCCGGCTGGCCGCACCAGTTGTATGTGCGAGTGTCGCGCCGCCTGGCGGGGCGTTATACGGTGACGGCACACGATGTGTATAACAAGACAGAGATCGAGGACCCGATCTGCCTGGCGCAGTACGGGATCGACGTGTACCCGGTTCGGCGGATCTGGCTACAACAGGAGGGACAGACCCTGGTCGGCCTGGAAGGCAAGATGTTTGTCGGTGGTTCCAAGGGCCCGACGAATCAGCCCTACCCGATTGCCTATCGGGCGATCACACCTCAGCAGGACGAATGTACAAACCTGCTGGTGCCGGTCTGTTTTTCTGCGACGCATTTGGGGTACGCTTCGGCGCGGATGGAGCCGGTGTTTATGATCTGCGGTGAGTCGGCGGGGATCGCGGCCTGCCAGGCTCTGGCGGAAAACTGTGCCGTGCAGGACATCGATGCGAAAGCCTATCGACGGGCCCTGGAGCGGGCCGGGCAGAAACTGGTGTGGGATCCCGCGACGGATCAACCCGATTCAGGGATGGGAAAATCAGGGGGCCGCTATACGATGCAGGGGCTGCTCCGGGAGTGCGATGCGGATGACAACGGGACGGTCTCCCAGGCGGAATGGAATGAGAAGAAAGCTCCCTATGAATGGCTGTTCGTGTTCATTGATGCGAACAGCGACGGACAGATCGTCGCCAGCGAATACGAGGCGTTTCAGAAGTATAAAGCACAGCATCCGGACTGGCAGAAACGGATTAAAACCGCAGGCCTGAAGTGA